The following is a genomic window from Parabacteroides johnsonii DSM 18315.
AATTACGCAGGTCGCTACCCCATTTACCCTCATAAACAAGATCTCTCGTATATTTTGTCGGGGTTACTTGTACGATACCGCGACCTCCGACATCCTCCATCGCCGAATTCAAATGGGCAGACATGGGATCTCTGTAAACCGGGCCAAAAGAGCGGGAATACTGCAATTTTGATTCTCCATCCTCTGCTTTATAGGCATCATAGTCAATCTGGGCGACCCAAATAGCCTCTTTGTTGCCCTCCTGATAGTTCTGGTTACCTTCTTGGAACAAGTCCCAATAAAGATTTCCTTCTACCGGATAGCCAGCTGCAGAATAGAGATGTTCCGGAGTCTGCATACTTTCCTCTGTTGCATAATAATAAACCGGATCTTCGTCCGCTCTGGAGCCGAAACGTTCCGTCATCAAACTATAAACGGAACCATCAATCACGTCATTACCATAAGCGATCGCTTTTTGATAAGCAGCAGGCGCCTCTCCACCTTTACCATCTTCTTCCAATGCTATACCTTTATCAATATACAACTGGCAAAGGTTATGCTGAGCCGCACCTCTGACCAGACGTCCCATTGTTCCGGTAGTTTCCGGCAAATCATTCAAGATTGCTTCCAGCTCATCAATAGCATATTGATAAGTTTCCAGACGGCTACTACGCTCAAAATCATAACGTGGAGTTGTTGTAATTTCTGTTACGAGAGGAACGCCACCATATAATTCACCCAAATTCCGATAAGCAAAAGCTCTGAAAAAACGGGCCTGAGCCATCACATAAAGCTTTTCAGCTTCCGAAGTCCAAGAGATCTGAGGAAGTTCTGCCGCATACAAAGCAAGATTCGCTTTCGATATTAACTGATACCAATGTGAATAATTAATATAAAAAACTTCCGTAGTCGAATTCAATATACTATAATCATTGAAACGGTTGCTACGACGGATAGTAGCCACGTCAAACAT
Proteins encoded in this region:
- a CDS encoding RagB/SusD family nutrient uptake outer membrane protein — translated: MKNVLKYSVCGLLSACLLGSCNDSKFLEEDPETFYTIDNVFSTSEQVDQVLIGCYSHIRVMMCMTEESNTAFVFRGGNGTDMFDVATIRRSNRFNDYSILNSTTEVFYINYSHWYQLISKANLALYAAELPQISWTSEAEKLYVMAQARFFRAFAYRNLGELYGGVPLVTEITTTPRYDFERSSRLETYQYAIDELEAILNDLPETTGTMGRLVRGAAQHNLCQLYIDKGIALEEDGKGGEAPAAYQKAIAYGNDVIDGSVYSLMTERFGSRADEDPVYYYATEESMQTPEHLYSAAGYPVEGNLYWDLFQEGNQNYQEGNKEAIWVAQIDYDAYKAEDGESKLQYSRSFGPVYRDPMSAHLNSAMEDVGGRGIVQVTPTKYTRDLVYEGKWGSDLRNSEAVLRRTLLGNVPSSPYYGKPVPWSVIYKDGESKDAVDGSWTQCFPISCKISTDKYRGLDAGENRSNLFRDEYLIRLPETILLRAEAKMRSGDNAGAADDINLLRKRAQCDYLVKASDVNVDLILDERARELVYEECRWNTLLRMGGTVAVDRIKKYAYWDDPRTTLTKNFNLWPIPQVVIDTNKDVVMEQNPGWN